In a genomic window of Drosophila takahashii strain IR98-3 E-12201 chromosome 3L, DtakHiC1v2, whole genome shotgun sequence:
- the LOC108054135 gene encoding trichohyalin isoform X6 codes for MVYVFLSVAGNYVSLPGAGTGPTEQPTILLINGIASDSQLEEKHSKAAALKLALDNNNIEASVPTTPGGSHLLDFESHLIESIADEASGVGIRELTPFEQELQQGTSKVDSNNSEPVIEVEPAGAKTKQPVEISPPTHQIAEVDETAATPSEEVRRTAEQLVDEIEQELLQALSRDVDEAQRVHRDQVQRDRDEISSLSQQVEVQLNELTGILKNKPQAEIVLELPAEEAEEEQKPKPLVAAPNELKLVEVPTPKTEAEEQERKEFIDSLPQIEQNRLQGSEETTDAQKLSADCKREYYQSLKKYLLHSSQEKPPVPLQTYRWEDLKRAKERGGYPWTHLYKRPLGPDEQPEIVLLLRKSQELRFKSESPKSLKKVRYDEQVLVKETERYIQDLSEDEAVATTTDDSSEESSDSETESERDQHNEDALSECISCVSDSVLAVGGHARPRKTNRLAHIRDLIRRRRSGRTHEDAQSLPGNSANPSRQSSVHELAPPPGSLIPSTDKPPKSSKPKQGFDIMKKLKSLAERQKKRLNIKRISLKKEDKIVLGEQQKIMKLKASPKSDRGEIPHFIEKQDSDEILELVEYDESPCRKRTKEELLEDQPSGSGRVPEPEEIIELPVVKTETEAPTLEVTEPAEEKLEQKDEKESEAEEDPPKKTPRIRREHVYEEIGQAGAQELVEQPLLELDALKKSLTRQDNLAIDEIEAAKAVPLDRMGSSEEEQVTAGKPGALLAPISSIDSTSSDEERARLAQLSPVTEESDEPMEVTTDLRPSLKKEASPAPSDKKVTFSHTEDEAEPHREDVELPEDVLEAATNAARWKNESDHEYEPVGVTPAHESSPALGPPSELQLPMEIDAPLSSAGTTPRTESRTDYEIHTSQVDSSALEELPLQPENRRKGFMASAQDRTKKMQDGIREQAGKLRTRLQTKPKPKPISGSPKAKAKERRRFKAPEFSKIKMPEIKRPDMSKLKDLKRPEFTKFNKPDMSKFKLPEKLSTLKLRRSKSFKENEGEVLSDETPEGTGATASPTQTQPTPKKKFEFNFGTYPRAFRKKKPVEEPIPVATESSLGTEGLSVIPSTETQPSQTSTSSPQGDRGPGPVRSRWADKFSDVSYNDSEGSRYRRYGSELESFDRESSLERRMKEDLEGTEDTASEAQPPAEMGILGVVADSKQFAEFDEENRAIHEISSKRSREFKRRPMVHQDSDLRSEDSRDAEGWTEKDIQKNKLLRKAELEAEAGFYKFHDLQDAQSTASSGKKVVMEPIDDDEFFLRKRGISEDNIQLRQYISEAIREGYDMPNALKHVGYSAEQVPAEYGDYDVPPAKPRRLHRNYQPDFDSQEFQRSDYGDDLSMSQNGSEFTPKRPLRKARSRSKYSIEGSQDIIPQDGGSSIQYFDDDEEYLRPPVRDQPVTESEQALNNLDFGGKAAAMIQEEMERERELEEQQERQKPRPQAPRRQKKRTRDDASVDKDADSFINGFGGRSVSNTFLQPHEDVIVYRTEHEYRHIPLATPDRFTDATSARTQRSEDDRTSRGADSMILDGHTKFRPEGDDNEDVGPRTKSDEKFVIDMLESDGYAVVRKEPLPKPTPPARRKKFTRSPGERFATLPSIRGSRGSPPPARPPPPQQYVPTEDSPLVPRRRSAASLDEIPLMIKSK; via the exons TGTCGCTACCTGGCGCTGGAACTGGCCCCACTGAGCAGCCGACCATACTCCTGATCAACGGCATCGCCAGCGATTCCCAGCTAGAGGAGAAGCACTCTAAAGCAGCCGCCTTGAAACTTGCCCTCGATAACAACAACATCGAGGCATCAGTGCCCACCACTCCCGGTGGCTCCCATCTCCTGGACTTCGAGTCCCATCTCATCGAGAGCATCGCGGACGAGGCCAGTGGCGTGGGCATCCGGGAACTGACCCCCTTCGAGCAGGAACTCCAGCAGGGCACCTCGAAAGTGGACTCGAATAACTCGGAACCTGTGATCGAGGTAGAACCAGCTGGTGCCAAGACCAAACAGCCCGTGGAAATCTCACCGCCGACTCACCAAATCGCCGAGGTCGACGAGACGGCGGCCACTCCGTCGGAGGAAGTACGTCGCACCGCCGAGCAGTTGGTGGATGAGATCGAACAGGAGCTGCTGCAGGCACTTAGCCGGGATGTAGACGAGGCGCAGCGGGTGCACAGAGATCAGGTCCAGCGGGATCGCGACGAGATCAGCTCACTCAGCCAACAGGTGGAGGTGCAGCTAAACGAACTGACCGGCATCCTGAAGAACAAGCCCCAGGCGGAGATTGTCTTGGAACTGCCGGCGGaagaggcggaggaggagcaaaAGCCCAAGCCACTGGTGGCAGCACCCAATGAACTGAAGCTCGTAGAGGTTCCCACTCCGAAAACCGAGGCCGAGGAGCAGGAACGCAAGGAGTTCATCGACTCACTGCCCCAGATCGAACAGAATCGCCTGCAGGGATCGGAGGAGACCACCGATGCCCAGAAGCTGTCGGCGGACTGCAAAAGGGAGTACTACCAATCCCTGAAGAAGTACCTCCTGCATAGCAGCCAGGAGAAGCCACCAGTGCCCCTGCAAACATATCGCTGGGAGGATCTGAAGAGAGCCAAAGAAAGG GGTGGCTATCCTTGGACACACCTGTACAAACGCCCCCTTGGACCCGACGAGCAGCCGGAGATTGTGCTGCTCCTGCGAAAGTCCCAGGAACTGCGCTTCAAGTCCGAGTCGCCCAAGTCCCTGAAGAAGGTGCGCTACGACGAGCAGGTGCTGGTGAAGGAGACCGAGCGCTACATCCAGGATCTCTCGGAGGACGAGGCGGTAGCCACCACCACCGACGACAGCAGCGAGGAGTCCTCCGATTCGGAGACCGAGTCGGAGCGGGATCAGCACAACGAAGACGCCCTCAGCGAGTGCATCTCCTGCGTTTCCGACTCCGTGCTGGCAGTTGGAGGTCACGCCCGACCACGTAAGACCAATCGCTTGGCCCACATTCGTGACCTGATCCGGCGCAGGCGCAGCGGACGCACCCACGAGGACGCCCAGTCACTGCCCGGAAACTCGGCGAATCCCAGTCGACAGAGCAGCGTTCACGAGCTTGCCCCGCCGCCGGGATCCCTAATCCCGAGCACCGACAAGCCTCCGAAGTCCAGCAAACCCAAGCAGGGCTTCGACATCATGAAGAAGCTGAAGAGCCTGGCCGAGCGCCAGAAGAAGCGGCTGAACATCAAGAGGATCTCCCTGAAGAAGGAGGACAAGATCGTTCTGGGCGAGCAGCAGAAGATCATGAAGCTAAAGGCCTCACCAAAGTCCGATCGCGGCGAGATTCCCCACTTCATCGAGAAGCAGGACTCTGACGAGATCCTGGAGCTGGTGGAGTACGATGAGTCGCCCTGCCGCAAGCGCACCAAGGAGGAGCTGCTGGAGGATCAGCCCAGTGGAAGTGGAAGAGTGCCGGAACCCGAGGAGATCATCGAACTGCCGGTGGTCAAGACTGAGACAGAGGCTCCCACACTGGAGGTCACCGAACCGGCGGAGGAAAAGCTGGAACAGAAAGACGAAAAAGAGTCAGAAGCCGAGGAGGACCCGCCCAAGAAGACACCTCGCATCCGGCGTGAGCATGTCTACGAGGAGATTGGCCAGGCTGGAGCCCAGGAACTGGTGGAACAGCCCCTCCTGGAGCTGGACGCTCTCAAGAAGTCTCTGACGCGTCAGGATAATCTCGCCATCGATGAAATTGAGGCAGCCAAGGCGGTGCCTCTGGATCGCATGGGCAGCAGTGAGGAGGAGCAGGTGACCGCCGGCAAGCCGGGCGCCCTGTTGGCCCCCATCTCCTCCATAGACTCCACCTCTTCGGATGAGGAGCGTGCCCGACTGGCGCAGCTATCTCCCGTTACCGAGGAGAGTGATGAACCCATGGAAGTCACTACAGATCTGCGTCCTTCCCTCAAGAAGGAGGCCTCGCCGGCGCCCTCGGACAAGAAGGTGACCTTCTCGCACACCGAGGACGAAGCGGAACCACATCGCGAGGATGTCGAGCTGCCCGAGGACGTCCTGGAGGCGGCCACCAATGCGGCCAGGTGGAAGAACGAGAG TGATCATGAATACGAGCCCGTGGGCGTGACGCCGGCGCACGAATCCTCGCCAGCACTTGGCCCCCCAAGCGAACTGCAGCTGCCCATGGAGATCGATGCCCCGCTCAGTTCGGCTGGCACCACGCCGCGCACCGAATCTCGCACCGACTACGAAATCCACACCAGCCAGGTGGACTCGAGCGCCCTGGAGGAGCTGCCGCTGCAGCCGGAGAACCGACGCAAGGGCTTCATGGCCTCGGCCCAGGATCGCACCAAGAAGATGCAGGATGGCATTCGTGAGCAGGCGGGAAAACTGCGAACCCGTCTTCAAACGaagccgaaaccgaaacccatTTCGGGAAGCCCGAAAGCAAAGGCCAAGGAGCGACGACGCTTCAAGGCTCCCGAGTTCTCCAAGATCAAGATGCCCGAGATCAAGCGACCCGACATGTCCAAGCTGAAGGATCTAAAGCGTCCCGAGTTCACCAAGTTTAACAAGCCGGACATGTCCAAGTTCAAGTTGCCGGAGAAGTTGTCCACCCTGAAACTGCGTCGCAGCAAGAGTTTCAAGGAGAACGAGGGTGAAGTGCTTTCGGATGAGACACCAGAAGGCACCGGAGCCACTGCATCACCCACTCAGACTCAGCCGACGCCCAAGAAGAAGTTCGAGTTCAACTTTGGCACCTATCCACGTGCCTTCCGGAAGAAGAAGCCCGTGGAGGAGCCAATTCCGGTGGCCACGGAGTCATCACTGGGCACAGAGGGTTTGAGTGTGATTCCCAGCACGGAGACGCAGCCATCGCAGACCTCGACCAGTTCTCCTCAGGGAGATCGCGGTCCCGGACCCGTTCGCTCCCGCTGGGCGGACAAGTTCTCGGATGTGAGCTACAACGACAGCGAGGGATCGCGGTATCGGCGGTATGGCAGCGAGCTGGAGAGCTTCGACCGGGAATCCTCGCTGGAGCGACGCATGAAGGAGGATCTCGAGGGCACCGAGGACACGGCCAGCGAGGCCCAGCCGCCAGCGGAGATGGGCATCCTGGGCGTGGTGGCCGATAGCAAACAGTTTGCCGAATTCGATGAGGAGAACCGCGCCATCCACGAGATCTCGAGCAAGAGATCGCGGGAGTTCAAGCGCCGGCCAATGGTGCATCAGGATTCGGATTTGCGCTCGGAGGATAGCCGAGATGCCGAGGGCTGGACGGAGAAGGATATACAGAAGAACAAGCTGCTCCGGAAGGCAGAATTGGAGGCGGAGGCGGGATTCTACAAGTTCCACGACCTGCAGGATGCCCAGTCCACCGCCAGCTCTGGCAAGAAGGTAGTCATGGAGCCCATCGATGACGACGAGTTCTTCCTGCGCAAGCGCGGCATCTCCGAGGACAACATCCAGTTGCGTCAGTACATCAGCGAGGCCATTCGCGAGGGCTACGACATGCCGAATGCCCTGAAGCATGTCGGTTATTCCGCCGAGCAGGTTCCGGCGGAATACGGCGACTACGATGTTCCGCCGGCCAAGCCACGTCGTCTGCATCGCAACTACCAGCCGGACTTTGACTCCCAGGAGTTCCAGCGCAGCGACTACGGCGACGATCTCTCGATGTCACAAAATGGCAGTGAATTCACTCCAAAGCGACCGCTGCGCAAGGCCCGCAGTCGCAGCAAATACTCGATTGAGGGCAGCCAGGATATCATCCCCCAGGATGGCGGCAGCAGCATTCAGTActtcgacgacgacgaggagtaCCTCCGACCTCCGGTCAGGGATCAACCGGTCACGGAGTCCGAGCAGGCACTCAACAACCTCGATTTCGGCGGCAAGGCAGCGGCGATGATTCAGGAGGAGATggagcgggagcgggagctggaggagcagcaggagcgaCAGAAGCCCCGTCCGCAGGCACCGAGGCGCCAGAAGAAACGCACAAGGGACGACGCATCCGTCGACAAGGATGCCGACTCCTTCATCAATGGCTTCGGTGGTAGATCAGTATCGAACACCTTTTTGCAGCCACACGAAGAT gtaattgttTATCGCACTGAACACGAATATCGTCACATACCGCTAGCCACGCCGGATAGATTTACGGACGCCACGTCGGCGCGCACGCAGCGCTCCGAGGACGACCGCACTTCACGCGGTGCCGACTCCATGATTCTGGACGGGCACACGAAGTTCCGGCCCGAGGGGGATGACAACGAGGATGTGGGGCCAAGGACAAAGAGCGACGAGAAATTCGTCATCGACATGCTGGAGAGCGATGG CTACGCGGTGGTCCGCAAGGAGCCGCTCCCGAAGCCCACGCCGCCGGCGCGCCGGAAGAAGTTCACCCGATCGCCGGGCGAGCGGTTCGCCACGTTGCCCAGCATCCGTGGCTCTCGGGGATCCCCGCCACCGGCaagaccaccaccaccacagcaGTACGTGCCCACGGAGGACTCGCCGCTGGTGCCGCGCCGCCGATCCGCGGCCAGTCTGGACGAGATTCCCCTGATGATCAAGTCGAAGTAA